Below is a window of Candidatus Neomarinimicrobiota bacterium DNA.
ACCTGATCCGTCCGGGCAGACTCGAACTATTCGTTATGAACGCTGACGGCTCGGATAAGGTACAGATAACCGACAACGGAGCAGCGAACTTCGCGCCTTATTTTCATCCTGACGGCAGCAGGGTAATATTTGCTTCTAACATGGCAGACCCGAAGGGGAGAGATTTCGACATCTGGATGATAAGTATAGACGGAAGCGGATTGGAAAGGGTAACATATAATTCGACATTCGACGGCTTCCCGGTCTTTTCGAAGGACGGGACTAAACTTGTTTTCGCATCCAACCGTAACAACAAAGTTCGGGGAGAAACCAATATATTTATCGCCGACTGGGTCGAGTAGGCGGTTTATCCTACGATGAACATCCTTATACTCGGAGCAGGCAGAATGGGAAGAGCAATCGCTTTTGATTGCCTGAAGCAGAAGGACGTTAAAAAAGTGATCGTTGCCGACAAGTCGGAAGACCAGATAAAGACCTCACTCCACGGAATTGAGAACCCGAAACTGCACAGCGCAATACTCGATGTAACTAATTTGAGCGATGCGGCATCACTTATGGCTGGTAATTCAGTGGTGATCAGCGCCGTTCCCTATATGTACAATTTGAATTTAGCGAAAACCGCCGTGGAAACGGGATGTAATTTCTGCGATCTGGGCGGCAACACGGATATAGTCCATGAAGAGTTGAAATTGAACGAAAAAGCCATCGCCAATAACGTTACCTTGATTCCCGACTGCGGATTAGCGCCGGGATTGGCGAACGCCGCTGCCGCTTATCTGATTGAAGAATTCGAGGAGGTCGACAGTGTCAAGATCCGTGTCGGGGGTCTGCCTGTGAATCCTGTCCCTCCGTTAAATTATATGCAGCTCTTCTCGGTTCATGGTCTTTTGAACGAATATCTCGGCGAAGCGGTAACCATCTCAAATGGAAAGATCGAGCTTAAACCCGCAATGAGCGGCTTGGAAGAGATCGGCATAGGGGAAGAATTCCCGGAGATGGAGGCGTTCTATACTCTTGGGGGGACATCAACACTTCCCGAAACCTATTTAGGCAGAGTAAAAAATCTCGATTATAAAACCATAAGGTATAAGGGCCACTGCAATCTGATAAAAGCCATGTTCGATATAGGTTTAGCGGATTTAGATGAAGTAGAACTCGGCTCGGGAAAGGTGGTCCCGAGGGAGTTGTTAGCGGCAATGCTCGAAAAAAATCTTCCTTCCGACGGAATGGACGTCACGCTTGTTAAAATCGAAGTGTCCGGAGTTAAATCAGGGAAAAAACTCAAATCCACGTGGGAAATCATTGACCGTTACGACGATGAGAATGCGATGACCTCGATGATGCGCATGACCGGATATCCCGCGGCTATCGTTGGGCTGATGCTTGCCAGAGGGAACACAAACGGACCCGGAGCGCTTCCGCAGGAGAAAGCCTTAAAACTTGATAAATTTATGGATGAATTAAAGATGAGAAATATTAACTTTAACGTAAAGGAAGGGAAGGTGAAATGAGAAAGACTTTTATTAGTTACGTGCCGGGCGCTGAATCACACAGCGCTCTTTATTCCGGGAAGAGAACATTTGCAGCACTGTTAGGTCTTCTTCTTATTTTTTCTTCATGCTCGCCTAAATATTCCGAGACAAAACCGTTAGAGGTTCAGAATGAACCGGTAAGGCTATTGATTCTCCACACAAATGACATGCATGCCCAGTACGTTCCGCTGGAGGCTTTCTGGGTTGATGCTGAGGAGAAACCGTTAATCGGGGGTTTCGGCGCTCTCGACGCATATATCTCAAGGGAAAGGGAGGTTGGGCTTCCTACTCTTCTATTGGACGCCGGGGATCTGATGACAGGCACTCCTCTGTCGAACTTGGAGGATAACGGAGTTAAGGGCGGCGCATTGCTGAAAATGATGGAAACTATGGGTTATGACATTATGACACTCGGCAATCATGAGTTCGATAACGGTCAGGAAAACGTCAGCAATTACTTCGACCATGTTTCTTTTCCTATCATCAGCGCAAACCTCCATGTAGAGGGTGATCTAATCGCACCGGATGCTTACAAGATCATTGAGATCGCAGGGTTGAGAGTAGGCGTAATCGGGCTCATGACCAAGCACTTTTACGACGTGGTACTCAAATCACAGATTACGGGAATTGTATGCGGTAATTTAGTAGAGATAGCCAAGCCTATCGTGCAGGAGATAGATCCGATAACCGATCTGATCATATTGCTGATTCACGCAGGTCAGGAGGAAGGTAAGGAACTCGCAAGAAACGTTCCCGGCATTGATATTATTGTCGGTGGACACAGACACTCACGGCTCTTTGAACCGCTTGTTGAGAACGGAGTGCTCATAGTTCAAGCGGGATCGAGAACGTCATATCTCGGAAGATTAGAAGTATTGGTTCAGGCAGACACGGTATCGGAATATAACGGCAGATTGCTCGAACTGTGGGTGGATTCGGTAACCGTTGATCCGGATATTTCAGAGATAATTGACGGATATTCCGCATCGATCCTGAAAATGTACGGTGATACATTGGCTACTCTCGTGAATAATTTCGTGCCTAGCTCGAGAAGTGAATCCAACGTCGGAAGTTGGGTGGCATCGATTATTAAAGAGGCCACTGAATCGGATTTCGGAATCATAAACAGCGGCGGCATAAGGAAAGGAGTCAGCGCCGGTCCTCTTACAAAACTTAACGTTGTAGAAATGCTGCCCTTTAACAATACGTTGACGACGTTTGAGGTCAGCGGGGAGGAACTTCTTAACCTAATAAGATTCAATGCCGAGATCGGATTGAGGTCGGGTCAGGAAGAACTGCAGGTATCCGGTATTTCTTATAAATATAGGAGTAACGGTGAAAACGTTGAGCTCGTTGAGGCGATGGTAGGAGGAACTCCCATCGATCCATCCGCTACTTATAAAGGCGGAACACTCGATTTTGTTTTATACAGTCAACCTGAGTATTATTTCGGTTTTGTCCCTTCGATAAGGGAGGATATGAAGATAATCCTATCTGACGTGGTCATGGATTATGCCGAAAATCAAAAAGTTATCGACGCAAAGATTACCGGGGCGATTATACGGCTGGGAGAGTGATCTGTCAGATCAATCAGCTGAATAGTTCACTGACAATATTTTCCAGAAATTCGGCGTCTTTCTCGCCAAACGCATCAATCGTGTCGCTGTCGACGTCGAGCAGTGCGAAAACAGCGTTTTCGGAGTTTTTGACAGGTATCACGATCTCAGATTTTGATTCAGGATCGCAAACTATATGTCCCGGAAATTTTTCGACGTCGGGAACTATAAGGCTCCTGCCTGATTTGAATGCCGCGCCGCAAACACCCTGATATCCGATAGAGGAACATGCCGGCGGACCTGCGCTTGGTCCGAGTGTCATAGCATCACCATCAGGGATGTAAAATCCGACCCAGTAATAATGTTCGAAAGTTTTGTGCAGCTCCGTCGACAGAAACTCCATCTTTTTTTCAGCAGAATCGAGTTCAGCAGCTTCGCTCAATATGGTTTTCCGAATATCGTCTAAGTTTTTGTTATTTATAATATTAACTCTTTTATTACCTTGCTTCTGTCTCAAATTAGGATTCCTATGGTAAAATAACAGTGAAAATTGTAACAAAAAATATGTCCTGTTCGTATATTACACAGTGGTAGAGTGTTTCCAAGGAGATGAGGGACGGGATAAAAAGTTAGGATTGAAATAACTTAGATTCAGACGATATGAATAAAAGAATAATTATAAGTATAGCCGTGATGATTATCGTTGTATTGGCGGTAATAGCAGCCGGAACACGAAAATCCCCGGATGTCACTACGTTATCGCAAGAAGCGTATGAGCTATATTTGCAGGGAGTGGACAACAATCAGAACTTCTATCACAAGGATGCGATTAAGCTTTTAGAGAAAGCGGTCGAATTAGACAATGAATTCGCAATGGCGTATTTAGAACTACATCATTCATATCTGGCCGAAGGCGACTACTTAAAATCCCGTCAGATGGTCGAAAAAGCAGCCCTTTTTAAAGAGTATGTGAGTGAAAGGGAAGGGCTGATAATAGAGATCCACAGGAACATGGGAGGCGAATATGACCAGCCGGTTGCAGATAGTCTAATCGAAATATTATATCAAAAATATCCTGATACAATCGAGCCGCACCTCTACAAAGCCAGATCTGCCGCGCGTGAAGGAGATTTTGAGGCATCTATAACCGAGTACGAACTGGTTCGTAAGATAAATAAGGATTACGCGCCGGTTTATAACATCTTAGGTTATATGTATGCCGAGTTGAGAAGGTACGATGAGGCAATCGAAAATTTGAAGGAGTACGCGAAAAAGGCGCCCGGAAAGGCAAACCCCTTCGACAGCCTCGGAGAAATACTGATAAGGGTCGGGAGATATGAAGAAGCGATCTCGAATCTTAACAGGGCTCTTGAGATAAAACCCGAATTAAACGAAACAAACAATTTTCTTGGCTCCGCAATTCATAAAAACCTCGGAAATGCTTACCTGGGCAGGGGGCAGGTAACCAAAGCCGTACATCATTATAAACGAGCGCAGGATCTTAATCCGGGGGAAAATATTATAATTGAAGCGGTCACAAACAGATATATGGCGCTGCTTCTAACTGATCGGCACGATGAATTTAATTCATATACCGAGGGACTGAATATCTTAGCATCGAAAGAAATGACCAAGCCTATTAAACACCTGATTAAAGGGATTTATTATACAATAACAAAAGATATAGATTCAGCTTTGGATGAAAGCGCCGAAATGAATGAGCTGATAATCGAGCTCGCCGCGGAGAATCCAAACGCCCGGGCAAGGTTAGTGTCTATTCAGGGAATGTTGGAAGCTGAGGTTATGTTGAGTATGGGTAAATATTCTGAGGCGGTTGATATTTATCTGACAAAATGTTTTAACACCGATATGGCG
It encodes the following:
- a CDS encoding bifunctional metallophosphatase/5'-nucleotidase, which encodes MRKTFISYVPGAESHSALYSGKRTFAALLGLLLIFSSCSPKYSETKPLEVQNEPVRLLILHTNDMHAQYVPLEAFWVDAEEKPLIGGFGALDAYISREREVGLPTLLLDAGDLMTGTPLSNLEDNGVKGGALLKMMETMGYDIMTLGNHEFDNGQENVSNYFDHVSFPIISANLHVEGDLIAPDAYKIIEIAGLRVGVIGLMTKHFYDVVLKSQITGIVCGNLVEIAKPIVQEIDPITDLIILLIHAGQEEGKELARNVPGIDIIVGGHRHSRLFEPLVENGVLIVQAGSRTSYLGRLEVLVQADTVSEYNGRLLELWVDSVTVDPDISEIIDGYSASILKMYGDTLATLVNNFVPSSRSESNVGSWVASIIKEATESDFGIINSGGIRKGVSAGPLTKLNVVEMLPFNNTLTTFEVSGEELLNLIRFNAEIGLRSGQEELQVSGISYKYRSNGENVELVEAMVGGTPIDPSATYKGGTLDFVLYSQPEYYFGFVPSIREDMKIILSDVVMDYAENQKVIDAKITGAIIRLGE
- a CDS encoding saccharopine dehydrogenase NADP-binding domain-containing protein, coding for MNILILGAGRMGRAIAFDCLKQKDVKKVIVADKSEDQIKTSLHGIENPKLHSAILDVTNLSDAASLMAGNSVVISAVPYMYNLNLAKTAVETGCNFCDLGGNTDIVHEELKLNEKAIANNVTLIPDCGLAPGLANAAAAYLIEEFEEVDSVKIRVGGLPVNPVPPLNYMQLFSVHGLLNEYLGEAVTISNGKIELKPAMSGLEEIGIGEEFPEMEAFYTLGGTSTLPETYLGRVKNLDYKTIRYKGHCNLIKAMFDIGLADLDEVELGSGKVVPRELLAAMLEKNLPSDGMDVTLVKIEVSGVKSGKKLKSTWEIIDRYDDENAMTSMMRMTGYPAAIVGLMLARGNTNGPGALPQEKALKLDKFMDELKMRNINFNVKEGKVK
- a CDS encoding tetratricopeptide repeat protein → MNKRIIISIAVMIIVVLAVIAAGTRKSPDVTTLSQEAYELYLQGVDNNQNFYHKDAIKLLEKAVELDNEFAMAYLELHHSYLAEGDYLKSRQMVEKAALFKEYVSEREGLIIEIHRNMGGEYDQPVADSLIEILYQKYPDTIEPHLYKARSAAREGDFEASITEYELVRKINKDYAPVYNILGYMYAELRRYDEAIENLKEYAKKAPGKANPFDSLGEILIRVGRYEEAISNLNRALEIKPELNETNNFLGSAIHKNLGNAYLGRGQVTKAVHHYKRAQDLNPGENIIIEAVTNRYMALLLTDRHDEFNSYTEGLNILASKEMTKPIKHLIKGIYYTITKDIDSALDESAEMNELIIELAAENPNARARLVSIQGMLEAEVMLSMGKYSEAVDIYLTKCFNTDMANHSIWLNWRFAEAYRLNEDYENSEKIVENVLGINPNNFILRSVLVQALFDRGEYKKAKAELKKFNELIRDADDDITIIAKMNKIAEALEVLL
- a CDS encoding GAF domain-containing protein; translated protein: MRQKQGNKRVNIINNKNLDDIRKTILSEAAELDSAEKKMEFLSTELHKTFEHYYWVGFYIPDGDAMTLGPSAGPPACSSIGYQGVCGAAFKSGRSLIVPDVEKFPGHIVCDPESKSEIVIPVKNSENAVFALLDVDSDTIDAFGEKDAEFLENIVSELFS